From Mycobacteriales bacterium:
ACCCTCGACCAGATCGCCTCGATCCTGTTCTCGCTGTCTTTCGCCGGCCACGAGACCACGAACAACCTCATCGGCAACACCGTCCGGCGGCTGCTGGAGGATCCGTGCCGCTGGGCCCGGGTCGTCGCCGATCCCGCGCTCGCCCCGGGAGCCGTCGAGGAGACACTGCGGTACGACCCGTCGGTGCCGGTCTGGCGCCGGGTCACCACCCGGGCCACGACCCTGGCCGGGGTGGACCTCCCGGCGGGCGCGAAGCTGTTCCTCTGGCTGGCTGCGGCCGGCCGGGACGGGCACTTCTGGGCCGACCCGGACGTGTTCGACCTCGAGCGCGCCGACGCTAAGGCACACCGGCGTTCGGCGGCCGCAGCATCCACCTGTGCCTCGGCGCGGGTCTGGGCCGGCTCGAGGCCACGATCGCGGTGCAGCGGCTGGTCGCGCGGTTCCCCGGCCTGTCCATGCCCGACCAACAGATCCCGTTCCACCCGAACATCAGCTTCCGCGGACCGCAACGCCTGCTGGTCGAGACCGGCCGAAGCGGTGGTGTCAGGACCGAGGTAGCTGGCCCGGTCGACGAGGCAGCAACCGGGTGCGCCTGAACGTCCGCCACCTGAGTGCGTCGCCGGTTGCGGCGGTCCGCATTGCTCGAGGAGGCAGCGTCCTCCGGCTCCGCGACGAGTGCCCCGGGTCGCTCCGAACGAGGCATGCCCCGGGCGCCCGCAGCGTCTCGACCAGCCTGGCGCAGCCCTGTGCCATGGTTCGCTATGGTGCGGGAGCGGGGGAGAGCGGGGATTGACGCGTGGAGGCCTTGGCTGCGGTCGATGATCGGCGCGGGGCCCGGCTGCAGTACCACGATCTCGGGCCGTTGCTGGTCGAGCGGGACGGCGAGGCGGTGGCGCTGGCCGGGGGCCGGTTGACCACTGCGTTGTCGGTGCTGCTCATCCACGCCGACCGCCGGGTGGCGTCGGAAGCGTTGGTCGAGGCGATCTGGGGCGCCGACGCCGCCTCGCGATCGGCCTCCACGCTCGACTCGCACGTCTTCCGGCTGCGCAAGGTGCTCGAGCCGGACAGGGAGCGCGGTGCGCCGTCCCGGGTCTTGCTGCACGACGCCGCCGGTGGGTACCGGTTGCTGGTCGACCCGGATCAGGTCGACTCCTTGCAGTTCCAGCAGCTGGCCGACGAGACGGTCGATCTGCTCGGCACCGAGCAGCCTGGTCGGGCGCTGCGGCGGGCGAAGGAGGCGCTGAGCATGTGGCGGGGCCGGCCGTTCGCCGCGGTGGCGGACGAGCCGTGGGCGGAGGCGGCGGTCGCCCGGCTGGAGGAGATCCACGCGCAGGTGCAGCAACGGCAGGTCGACGCGCTGCTCGGGGTCGGCGAGTCGGAGCGGGCGCTGGTCGAGTTGGGGACTGCGCTGCACGAGCATCCGCTGCGGGAGCGGCTCTGGGCGCAGCGGATGCTCGCCTGCTACCGGGCCGGCCGGATCGACGATGCCCTGCGCACGTACCAGGACGCCCGCCTGCTGTTCCTGGACGAGCTCGGCGTCGAGCCCGGCGGGGAGCTTCGTGACCTGCAGGGCCGGATCCTTGCCGACGACCCGAGCCTGGCCGGGCCGCGGCCGACGCCGGAGCCGAGCCGCAGGGTCGAGGTCCACCTGCCCGGCCGGCTACCGACGCTGATCGGCCGGCAGCCTGAGCTGGCTCGGCTGACCGCGCTGCTGGCCGAGCGCACGCTGGTCAGCCTCGTCGGTGCGGCCGGCTGCGGGAAGACCCGCCTCGCCGTCGAGGTCGCCCGCAGGTCCGCCGACTCGTACCCGGACGGCGTCTGGTTCGCCGACCTGACCCCGGCACAGGACGCCGATCAGCTGCTCGACGTCGTCATGTCCGGGCTGGGCGTGACCGCACCGATCACCGGACTGGCGACCGGGGCGCTGCGGTCGTTCACCGAGCACCGGCGGATGCTGATCGTTCTGGACAACTGCGAGCACCTGCTCGTCGCCGCGGGCGACCTGGTCGACGCGCTGCTGGACGGCGACACCGAGCTCGCCGTGCTGGCAACGAGCCGGGAGCCGCTGGGGCTGCCCGAGGAGACGGTGCTGGGGCTCGACCCTCTGCCCGTCCCCTCCGCGGACGATCCGGATGCCGCCACGGCTCCGGCGGTCGAGCTGTTCCTGGACCGGCTGGCTGCCGCCGATCCGAGCGCGCAGCTGGACGAGCGACGGCTGCGGCTCGCCGTGGACGTGTGCACGATGCTCGACGGCGTACCGCTGGCGTTGGAGCTGGCGGCCGCGCGGGCGCGGGCGTTTTCCCTGGAGGAGATCGTCAATCAGGTTGCCTCCGATCCGAGCGCCCTGTCCCGAATCGGCCGCGGCGCTCCCGCCCACCGGACGGTCGGCGTCGCGGTCGAGCAGAGCTACGCCATCCTCCCGCCGGACGAGGCCGCGCTGCACCGGAGCGTGTCGGTCGTGCCCGGCCCGTTCACGGTGCCCTTGGCCGCCGCGTTGGGCGGACGGCCGTTCAACGCCGTCCGGAACGACGTCGCCGGGCTCGTACATCGCTCAATGCTGGTACGGGACGGCCCGCTGCGCCCGGGCGGGCCGTCCCGGTTCCGGCAGCTGGCGATCGTCCGCAGCCACGCCGAGCACGCAGCCGCCGAGGAGGTCGACGAGCTGCACCGGCGCCGGGACCACTGGGTCGTCGACCTGGTCGGGGCGAAGCCCCGGCTGGGGCACCCGGACGAGGCCGAGTGGTTCACCGCACTCGACGACAACCTCCCGGCCATCCGGGCGACGCTGCAGCACGCGCTCGTCGACGCGCCGGCGACCGCCGCCCCGGCCGGCCTCGCGGTCGTCGCCCGCCTCGGCCTGTACTGGTACTACCGCGGCGCCCGGATCGAGGGTCGGCGCTGGCTGGACCGGGCGCTCGCGACCGACATCCCGGACGCCGGCCGGCAGGACCTGACGCTGGCCCGCCTCGCCCTCGGCGGATACCTGTCGATGGAAGACCGGTACGACCTGGGTCTGCCCTACATCGAGGCCGCGATCGCCTCCGTCCGGGACGACGCCGACATCGTGATCGCCGAGGCTCTCGCCGTCCTGACCCTTCCGCTCTGGGCCGCCGACGAGAGGGCGCAGATCGCCGAGGTGGCCGCTCGGATCGGGGCGGCGGCGGCCCGGACCGGCGACCAGGGGCTGCAGCTCCTCACCGAGGTCTCCGCGCTCATCAGCCGGATGGGCGCGGTGGACCCGGCGGAGTCCGCGGCGGGCGCTGCGGACCTCTACAACCGGGCCGTCGCCCTCGACAACCGGTACGCGGTCTGGGTCACGTCGAGCTCCGCCGCCGCCATGGCCATGCTGACCGGAGACGTCCAGGGCGGCCTGGCCTGGTCCGACCGCGCGCTCGCGCAGCACCTCTCACTCGGGGTCACCGAGGGTGCCTATCCCCTGGAGGTCAGGGCGGACCTGCTCACCATGGCCGGCCGGAACCGCGAGGCGGTGCGGTTGTACGCGGCCGCACGGGCGCACTGCCGCCGGGCGGGAATGCGCTGGCCCATCGTGGAGCGGTCGGCCGACCTCAGCCAGGCGGCGCTGGCCGCGCTGGACCGCGCGGAGGCCGACGCCGCCTGGGTCGAGGGTGGCCGGCTGCTGCTGGCCGACCTGGCCGGGCCCGGCCAGGTCGGTGTCACGCGGGACGCTCCGCGAACGCGAGCCGCAGCGCCGCCGCGGTCTCCGCACTGAGATCGGCCTCGATGACGTCGGCGACGCCGAGGACCTCCCGTACCCCGTCCGGATCGGACGTCGGCTCGATCAGGAACAGCGCCGAGGTGCCCGGCCGGATCCGTTCGCGCAGCCGGTGCAGGAACTCGTCGGTCAACCCGATCCGGCTCAGCCCGGCCGGCTCGACGCCACCGGCCAGCGGCAGCAGGAACGCGACCCCGAACAGCAATCCCCAGAAGGCGCCGGCCAGCGGCGCGGACCCGGCGACGCTGCGGGCCTGGTACGTACGCGGCCGGCGGTCCCGGTCGCCCCAGGCCACGACCGCGGCGTCCGCCACACCGATCACCCGCCGGCCGATGAGACCTTCCAGCGCACGCAGGGCCCGCTCGGCCCCGTCGGTGGACTCGAACGTCCAGATGGTCACTGTGGACACCGCCGCTCCTTTGTCATGAACTCCCGTTGGGATCTGACGGTCTCCCGGCACCGTCCAACGGCGCTCCAACGCGGTCCCGACGCCTCGGCGGCCTGGGCGCGCGACGTCCGGGGTCAGCCGGGCGGTCGGGAGGTCGGGAGGGAACCGCCCGCCGGGGTGATTCCGGTTCGGGTCAGCGGCCGGCCGGTCGTCAGCAGAGGAACTCGGTACAGCCGGGCGAGACGCCGGCGGGGACCGGGTCGGCGTTCTTCACCAGCCACGACGAACCCGTGGCGGACTCCTCGTTCTGCGCCTCGAGCACGAGCGGGGAGCCGGCGGCGCCCGACATCGTCAGGATCGGCGCGGTGCGGATGTCCA
This genomic window contains:
- a CDS encoding BTAD domain-containing putative transcriptional regulator; the protein is MEALAAVDDRRGARLQYHDLGPLLVERDGEAVALAGGRLTTALSVLLIHADRRVASEALVEAIWGADAASRSASTLDSHVFRLRKVLEPDRERGAPSRVLLHDAAGGYRLLVDPDQVDSLQFQQLADETVDLLGTEQPGRALRRAKEALSMWRGRPFAAVADEPWAEAAVARLEEIHAQVQQRQVDALLGVGESERALVELGTALHEHPLRERLWAQRMLACYRAGRIDDALRTYQDARLLFLDELGVEPGGELRDLQGRILADDPSLAGPRPTPEPSRRVEVHLPGRLPTLIGRQPELARLTALLAERTLVSLVGAAGCGKTRLAVEVARRSADSYPDGVWFADLTPAQDADQLLDVVMSGLGVTAPITGLATGALRSFTEHRRMLIVLDNCEHLLVAAGDLVDALLDGDTELAVLATSREPLGLPEETVLGLDPLPVPSADDPDAATAPAVELFLDRLAAADPSAQLDERRLRLAVDVCTMLDGVPLALELAAARARAFSLEEIVNQVASDPSALSRIGRGAPAHRTVGVAVEQSYAILPPDEAALHRSVSVVPGPFTVPLAAALGGRPFNAVRNDVAGLVHRSMLVRDGPLRPGGPSRFRQLAIVRSHAEHAAAEEVDELHRRRDHWVVDLVGAKPRLGHPDEAEWFTALDDNLPAIRATLQHALVDAPATAAPAGLAVVARLGLYWYYRGARIEGRRWLDRALATDIPDAGRQDLTLARLALGGYLSMEDRYDLGLPYIEAAIASVRDDADIVIAEALAVLTLPLWAADERAQIAEVAARIGAAAARTGDQGLQLLTEVSALISRMGAVDPAESAAGAADLYNRAVALDNRYAVWVTSSSAAAMAMLTGDVQGGLAWSDRALAQHLSLGVTEGAYPLEVRADLLTMAGRNREAVRLYAAARAHCRRAGMRWPIVERSADLSQAALAALDRAEADAAWVEGGRLLLADLAGPGQVGVTRDAPRTRAAAPPRSPH
- a CDS encoding DUF1269 domain-containing protein, whose amino-acid sequence is MSTVTIWTFESTDGAERALRALEGLIGRRVIGVADAAVVAWGDRDRRPRTYQARSVAGSAPLAGAFWGLLFGVAFLLPLAGGVEPAGLSRIGLTDEFLHRLRERIRPGTSALFLIEPTSDPDGVREVLGVADVIEADLSAETAAALRLAFAERPA